From a single Candidatus Brevundimonas phytovorans genomic region:
- a CDS encoding response regulator transcription factor → MRVLLIEDDHATAQSIELMLKSEGFNVYTTDLGEEGIDLGKIYDYDLILLDLNLPDMSGLEVLRQLRVGKINTPVMILSGTHEIETKVKTFGGGADDYLTKPFHKDELIARTHAVVRRSKGHAQAIIHTGEIAVNLDAKTVEVDGHRVHLTGKEYQMLELLSLRKGTTLTKEMFLNHLYGGMDEPELKIIDVFICKLRKKLATAANGKHYIETVWGRGYVLRDPSEGAINVAA, encoded by the coding sequence ATGCGCGTCCTGCTGATTGAAGACGATCACGCCACCGCCCAGAGCATCGAACTGATGCTCAAGTCGGAAGGCTTTAATGTCTATACGACCGACCTGGGTGAAGAAGGCATCGATCTGGGCAAGATCTATGACTACGACCTCATTCTGCTGGACCTGAACCTGCCCGACATGAGCGGCCTCGAGGTTCTGCGTCAGCTGCGCGTCGGCAAGATCAATACGCCGGTCATGATCCTCTCGGGCACGCACGAGATTGAAACCAAGGTCAAGACCTTCGGCGGCGGCGCCGACGACTATCTGACCAAGCCCTTCCACAAGGACGAGCTGATCGCGCGCACCCACGCCGTGGTCCGTCGCTCCAAGGGTCACGCCCAGGCCATCATCCACACCGGCGAGATCGCCGTGAACCTGGACGCCAAGACGGTCGAGGTCGACGGTCACCGCGTGCACCTGACCGGCAAGGAATATCAGATGCTGGAGCTGCTCTCGCTCCGCAAGGGCACGACCCTGACCAAGGAAATGTTCCTGAACCATCTCTATGGCGGCATGGACGAGCCCGAGCTGAAGATCATCGACGTCTTCATCTGCAAGCTGCGCAAGAAGCTGGCGACGGCGGCGAACGGCAAGCACTACATCGAAACCGTCTGGGGCCGGGGCTATGTCCTGCGCGACCCGTCGGAAGGCGCGATCAACGTCGCCGCCTGA
- a CDS encoding endo-1,4-beta-xylanase, which translates to MSRRALLASTLALAACGPGEAATPVPSGPVRPLKSLAPFPVGTACMTGQLSDPAWVRLASDHVSQLTPEWEMKMEYILQADGSLRFDAPDRIAVFARDHGLRLFGHALIWYAQDHPWFKALTGDRARFAAEYDRYIAEVAGRWRSQIVGWDVVNEPVTHDGKGLRDCVWSEGLGGTDAYIIRAFEQARLAAPEAVLFLNDYDLENNPVKGATYLRLVERLLKAGAPVTGLGTQSHLDIDIPAGQAAAFMRELAQFGLPIHVAELDASLRSGNRLFDLKPRQQRIAQQTARVAELAEAFMALPRAQQFAFTVWGLRDTDSWLRRGSEDDGKDSPLLFDAAGRANPMFHALASSFSP; encoded by the coding sequence ATGTCGCGCCGCGCCCTGCTAGCCTCGACGCTCGCCCTCGCTGCCTGCGGTCCCGGCGAAGCGGCCACGCCGGTTCCGAGCGGCCCCGTCCGCCCGCTGAAATCCCTCGCCCCCTTCCCCGTCGGCACGGCCTGCATGACGGGCCAACTGTCGGACCCGGCCTGGGTCAGGCTGGCGTCCGATCACGTCTCCCAGCTCACGCCCGAGTGGGAGATGAAGATGGAGTACATCCTCCAGGCCGACGGCTCGCTGCGCTTCGACGCGCCCGACCGCATCGCCGTCTTCGCCCGCGATCACGGCCTGCGCCTCTTTGGCCACGCCCTGATCTGGTACGCGCAGGACCACCCCTGGTTCAAAGCCCTGACCGGCGACCGCGCCCGTTTCGCCGCCGAATACGACCGCTATATCGCCGAAGTCGCTGGCCGCTGGCGCAGCCAGATCGTCGGCTGGGACGTGGTCAACGAGCCGGTGACGCACGACGGCAAGGGCTTGCGCGACTGCGTCTGGAGCGAGGGTCTGGGCGGGACCGACGCCTATATCATCCGCGCCTTCGAGCAGGCGAGGCTGGCCGCGCCCGAAGCGGTCCTCTTCCTCAACGACTACGACCTCGAGAACAATCCGGTGAAGGGCGCCACCTATCTGCGGCTGGTCGAACGGCTGCTGAAGGCGGGCGCCCCGGTCACGGGTCTGGGCACGCAGAGCCATCTCGACATCGATATTCCCGCAGGACAGGCCGCCGCCTTCATGCGCGAGCTGGCCCAGTTCGGCCTGCCCATCCACGTCGCCGAACTGGACGCCTCGCTACGGAGCGGAAACCGCCTGTTCGACCTGAAGCCGCGCCAGCAGCGGATCGCGCAACAGACCGCCCGCGTCGCCGAACTGGCGGAGGCCTTCATGGCCCTGCCCCGCGCCCAGCAGTTCGCCTTCACCGTCTGGGGCCTGCGCGACACCGACAGCTGGCTGCGGCGCGGGTCCGAGGACGACGGCAAGGACAGCCCCCTGCTGTTCGACGCGGCGGGCCGGGCCAATCCGATGTTCCACGCGTTGGCTTCATCCTTCTCCCCTTGA
- the fliI gene encoding flagellar protein export ATPase FliI gives MRNLVAAVEAIDPLVVTGKVAGVSGLLIESRGGLSRLAVGARAEIERRGQAPLPAEVVGFRDAKALLMPFGPVEGVAPGADIKIIDTAASVRPTTAWLGRIIDAFGLPIDGLGPLPQGAVPYPLRASPPPAHSRGRVGERLDLGVRSMDVFTTTCRGQRLGIFAGSGVGKSVLLSMLAKQATCDVVVVGLIGERGREVREFIEETLGEEGLKRAIVVVATSDEPALKRRQSAYMTLAISEYLRDQGLEVLCLMDSVTRFAMAQREIGLAAGEPPTTKGYTPTVFTELPKLLERAGPGPIRPDGTEAGPITALFTVLVDGGDHDEPIADAVRGILDGHIVMDRKIAERGRFPAIDVLKSVSRTLPGCQTPPERELNRRARQCLSAYANMEELIKIGAYRTGADPIVDRAIALNPALEDFLGQDKDDHTSLSESFDRLETILNQGMV, from the coding sequence TTGCGCAATCTCGTCGCCGCCGTCGAAGCGATCGACCCGCTGGTCGTCACCGGCAAGGTGGCGGGCGTCAGCGGACTGCTGATCGAATCGCGCGGCGGCCTGTCGCGTCTGGCGGTCGGCGCCCGGGCCGAGATCGAGCGGCGCGGACAAGCCCCCCTGCCCGCCGAGGTCGTCGGTTTCCGCGACGCCAAGGCCCTGCTGATGCCCTTCGGTCCGGTCGAGGGCGTGGCCCCCGGCGCCGACATCAAGATCATCGACACCGCCGCCAGCGTGCGCCCGACGACGGCCTGGCTGGGCCGCATCATCGACGCCTTCGGCCTGCCCATCGACGGTCTGGGGCCGTTGCCGCAAGGCGCCGTCCCCTACCCCCTGCGCGCCTCGCCGCCCCCGGCCCATTCGCGCGGCCGGGTGGGCGAGCGGCTGGATCTGGGCGTGCGCTCGATGGACGTCTTCACCACCACCTGCCGGGGTCAGCGCCTCGGCATCTTCGCCGGTTCGGGCGTGGGCAAGTCGGTGCTTCTGTCCATGCTGGCCAAGCAGGCCACCTGCGACGTCGTCGTCGTCGGCCTTATCGGCGAGCGGGGCCGCGAGGTCCGCGAGTTCATCGAGGAGACCCTCGGCGAAGAGGGCCTGAAGCGCGCCATCGTCGTCGTCGCCACCTCGGACGAACCGGCGCTGAAGCGGCGCCAGTCGGCCTATATGACCCTGGCCATCTCGGAATACCTGAGAGACCAAGGGCTGGAAGTCCTGTGCCTGATGGACAGCGTCACCCGCTTCGCCATGGCCCAGCGCGAGATCGGTCTGGCCGCAGGCGAGCCGCCGACGACCAAGGGCTATACGCCCACCGTCTTCACCGAACTGCCCAAGCTGCTGGAGCGCGCCGGTCCCGGCCCGATCCGCCCCGACGGTACCGAGGCCGGGCCGATCACCGCCCTGTTCACCGTTCTGGTGGACGGCGGCGACCATGACGAGCCGATCGCCGACGCCGTGCGAGGCATCCTCGACGGCCACATCGTCATGGACCGCAAGATCGCCGAGCGCGGCCGCTTCCCCGCCATCGACGTGCTGAAGTCGGTCAGCCGGACCCTGCCCGGCTGTCAGACCCCGCCCGAGCGTGAACTGAACCGCCGCGCCCGTCAGTGCCTGTCGGCCTATGCCAACATGGAAGAGCTGATCAAGATCGGCGCCTACCGCACCGGGGCCGACCCCATCGTCGACCGCGCCATCGCCCTGAACCCCGCGCTCGAGGACTTCCTCGGCCAGGACAAGGACGACCACACCAGTTTGAGCGAAAGCTTTGACCGTCTGGAAACCATTCTGAACCAAGGAATGGTCTAA
- a CDS encoding chromosomal replication initiator DnaA, giving the protein MESYRAEPYRVPVTEGDRIRADAALHLAAYAFGAPASEMLRRERTRPRACRARWSAMYLAHVSYGWPLERVGHAFGLNRATASTACRWAEDARDNDRYDAVMDGLEACLRAVSELPAIDLAATPGGGR; this is encoded by the coding sequence ATGGAATCCTATCGGGCCGAGCCCTATCGCGTGCCGGTGACGGAGGGCGACCGCATCCGCGCCGACGCGGCCCTGCATCTGGCGGCCTACGCCTTCGGCGCGCCGGCGTCCGAGATGCTGCGGCGCGAGCGGACGCGGCCCCGCGCCTGTCGCGCCCGCTGGTCGGCCATGTATCTGGCCCATGTCTCCTATGGCTGGCCGCTGGAGCGGGTCGGCCACGCCTTCGGCCTGAACCGCGCCACGGCCTCGACCGCCTGCCGCTGGGCCGAGGATGCGCGCGACAACGATCGGTACGACGCGGTCATGGACGGGCTGGAGGCCTGTCTGCGCGCGGTGTCGGAACTGCCCGCCATCGACCTGGCCGCGACGCCGGGCGGCGGCCGATGA
- a CDS encoding flagellar export protein FliJ, with the protein MTAWAQSLIRISNYEVETLQKRLAEVAARKAEAEMRVAVLDAEVEIERQNARLDPTSGMMLQAYLKGWALKRADAEGLVAAVGAEEEGARDALTSAFEELKKFEHVAEATRLSKLLAAAKRETAAFDEMGLRRRAGG; encoded by the coding sequence ATGACCGCCTGGGCTCAATCCTTGATCCGCATCTCCAACTACGAAGTCGAGACGCTGCAGAAGCGTCTGGCCGAGGTCGCCGCCCGCAAGGCCGAGGCCGAGATGCGCGTCGCCGTGCTGGACGCCGAGGTCGAGATCGAGCGCCAGAACGCCCGTCTGGACCCGACCTCCGGCATGATGCTGCAAGCCTACCTCAAGGGCTGGGCGCTGAAGCGCGCTGACGCCGAAGGCCTGGTCGCCGCTGTCGGCGCCGAGGAAGAAGGCGCCCGCGACGCCCTGACCAGCGCCTTCGAGGAGTTGAAGAAGTTCGAGCACGTCGCCGAGGCGACCCGCCTCAGCAAGCTGCTCGCCGCCGCCAAACGCGAAACCGCCGCCTTCGACGAAATGGGCCTGAGGCGCCGTGCGGGGGGCTGA